GCATCCTCCATCAGGGCCACCGCCTGCTCCGGCAGCGGCTGCGTGTCCGCCCCCTGCATGGTCACGTCCACCCCCCGGCGGATCATATACGCCTCGAAGTCCTGCAAGCGGGCATAAACTCTGGTGTAGCGGCGGCGCTTCTCCCCGTCCACGTCGTCTAACTTGTTCAAAATCACGTCAAAGGCCTCCGCCAGAGACGAGATGTGGGTGATCTCATGCCCCTCCGGGTCGTGGGTCTGCTTCACCCGGAAGTCCGCATAGATCAGCAGCAGCGCCTCCGCCGACAGATACTCCGGCTCCAGATCCCACACCGAGTGGTTGGCGGCCACATGGCCGATGTCCGTCAGCCGGTGGCGGCGGAACCACAGATCCGTGTAGTAGTAGTGCAGATACGCCACCCGCTCCCCCGGATGGCAGCCGAACTTTCCAAGATCGTGCCCGGCGGCGCTGCCGGATACCAGCGCCAGATCCACCGCCGTGCCGCTGCGCCGCAGCGCCCGGCCGCAGGTCAATGCGATGTGATGCACCCCGGCGATATGCTCCAGCGTGCGGTAGGGCGTCACCTCCAGCCCCAGCCGCATCATCTCATAGACGTACTCCCGCTTCCACTGCCGCAGCATCTGTCGATAGCTGGCGCCGCAGGCGCAATCCGCCGCCTCTGTCTCCGATAGAAAGTCGAAATCCCATGCCGGGTCAAAGGGCAGCTTCTCCCGTTCGGCGGCAAAAAGCACCTGCAAAAGCGACAGGAAAAACACCGCCCCGGCGTCATAGGCCGCAGGGGCCTCCTTCTCCGGGAACAGCTGCCGCCGGGCAAAGTCATAGGCAAAGCGCAGCCACCCGCCCTCCGGCTCTCCGCCGGAAAGCTCCGCCAGCTCCGGGCGGCACAGCTCCAGCACGTCGCCGCAGCGCAGTCGGGTGCCGTCGTAAAGGGGCGCAAAGCGCTGGATGTAGTTCTCGCTCTCCAGCCGCTCCAGCAGGGGCTGGCCGCTGAAATACTCCGCCGTAGGGCGGCCGGTGAGCCGCCGCAGCAGGGCCGTGTTCATCTGTCGGATGCGTTTTCTGTTCATGGTGTGACCTCCCGCCGGATGGATGCTGTTTTTTCCATTATGCCACAATTTCCCTCCGTCTTTCAAGGCACAGCCGGGATTTTTTCACAAAAAGCCGCCCCTTCCGCTTCAAAGCACACCCCCCTTGGCCCCGCAAAAAGCCTCGCAGAGTTTGCCGCCCGCAGGCGGCAAAGAAGTAAAATCATTTTCTCTTGCGACATGTGCGTGAGAGAAAATACTTCTCAGGCTGCAAGTGTGGAATTTGTGCGCCTATGGCACACAAATTATGTGCGCAGCAGACTGCAAGCCTTTTGTCGAAAAAACCGGAGGGTTTATCGACAGTCGCAAGCGGCAGGAGGTCACTTCCTCCTGCCGCTTTTCGGATACGCTTTATTCCGCCGTCTCCAGCGATGCCTGCACAAAGCCCCGGAACAGCGGGTGCGGCCGGTCGGGACGGCTCTTGAACTCCGGGTGGAACTGCGCCCCCACGAACCAGTGGTGGGCAGGCTCCTCCACGATCTCCACCAGGCTGCCGTCCGGGGACAGGCCCGACAGCCGCAGCCCCGCCGCCTCCATCTCGCAGCGGAAGCGGTTGTTGAACTCGTACCGATGCCGGTGGCGCTCGGAGATATCCTCCGTGCCGTACTCCCTCCGGGCCAGACTCCCCTCCGCCAGTCGGCAGGGGTACTTGCCCAGCCGCATGGTGCCGCCCTTGGCGGTAACGCCCACCTGATCGGACATCAGGTCAATGACGGGATGGGCCGTCATGGCGGTGAATTCGGCGCTGTGGGCGTCGGCCCAGCCCACCACGTGGCGGGCAAACTCGATGACGGCGATCTGCATCCCCAGGCAGATGCCCAGATACGGCACCTGATGCTCCCGTGCATATTGAGCCGCCAGAATCATCCCCTCGATGCCCCGATCCCCGAAGCCGCCGGGAACCAGCACGCCGCCGCACCCGGCCAGCATCTGCTCCACGTTCTCCGGTGTCAGGGTCTCGGAGTCCACCCACCGGATGGACACCTCTGCGTCGCAGGCGGTGCCTGCGTGGAACAGGGACTCCACCACGCTGAGATACGCATCGTGCAATCCCGTGTACTTCCCCACCAGCGCAATGGTCACATGGCGGTGTACCCCGTGGATCTTCTCCACCATGGCCCGCCACCGGGCCATGTCCGGCTCCACCACCGGAAGCCCCAGCTTGCGGCAGGCCACCCGGCACAGCCCCTCCCGCTCCAGCAGCAGCGGCACCTCATACAGGGTGGAGGCCGTGACGTTGGGGATGACGCAGTCCTCCTCCACGTTGCAGAACAGGGCGATCTTCCGCCGGATGTCCCCGGTGATGGGGCTGTCCGTGCGGCACACCAGAATGTCCGGCTGGATGCCGATGCTCAGCAGCTCCTTCACCGAGTGCTGGGTGGGCTTGCTCTTCAGCTCTCCGCTGCCGGGGATGGACACGATCAGCGGCACATGGATGTACAGCACGTTCTCCTTGCCCTTCTCCGCCGCCACCTGCCGGATGGCCTCCAGAAAGGGCTGGCTCTCGATGTCGCCCACCGTGCCGCCTATTTCGGAGATGACCACATCCGTCTGCCCGTCATCCATGGCATAGATACGGTTTTTGATCTCATCGGTGACGTGAGGGATGATCTGCACCGTGCCGCCCAGATAGCCCCCCTGCCGCTCCCGGTTCAATACGCTCCAGTAGATTTTCCCGGAGGAGACGGAGGAGTTGGCGTCCAGCGCCTCGTCCACGAACCGCTCATAGTGGCCCAGATCCAGATCCGTCTCCGCCCCGTCATCGGTGACGAACACCTCCCCGTGCTGATAGGGGCTCATGGTGCCGGGGTCCACATTGAGGTATGGGTCAAACTTCTGGTTCCTGACCCGCAGGCCGCACTGCTTCAGCAGCCGCCCCAGAGATGCGGCGCAGATGCCCTTGCCCAGCCCGGACACCACACCGCCGGTGACAAAAATATACTTCATGGCTCCCTCTCCTTTTGACAGCGGGCGCTTCTCCGCCCTCTGATTTTTTACCCACCGATTTTACCGCCGGAGAAAAACGCCGTCAAGCCCGCAGAATCATCAAGATTTTTCCCCTCCCGCCCCCTGTGCATGGGGCAGTCCTCTGAAATTTCCCTCCCGGAGAAAATTTCTCTTGCATCCCGGCCTTCGGCGTGATATGGTAGGTTTGGACCCGCCTTTTCCGCCGGGTCCTTTTCCGCATAAAAACAGCCCTCACGGCAGCGCCGTGAGGGCTGTTTCACCTTTTGTCATTCCTCCTGCCGCAGCAGGGCCGTCAGTGCCTGCACCCGTCGGGCCAGCCGGGCAAATTCGCCGCAGGTCAGGGCCTGCCGTCCATCGGAGAGAGCCTCCTCCGGCCGGTCATGGACCTCGATCATCAGTCCGTCCGCCCCGGCAGCTGCCGCCGCCAGCGCCAGCGGAGCCACCAGCCCCCGCCTCCCGGCGGCATGGCTGGGATCGGCCAGCACCGGCAGATGGGACTGCTCCTTCAGGGCGGCAATGCCCGCCACATCCAGCGTGGCCCGGCTGTCCGTCTCGAAGGTGCGGATGCCCCGCTCGCAGAGGATCACCCGCTCATTGCCGCCGGCAAGGATGTATTCCGCCGCCTGCAATAGCTCCGTCACGGTGGCCCCGAAGCTGCGCTTCAGCAGCACCGGCTTCTCCTGCCGCCCCAGCTCCCGCAGCAGCTCGAAATTCTGCATATTCCGTGCGCCCACCTGCAAGACGTCCACCTCCCGGAACAGCGACAGCTGCCGGGGATCGGTGATCTCCGACACCACCGGCAAGCCCGTCTCCCGGCCCGCACGGCACAGCAGCTCCAGCCCCTCGGCCCCCAGCCCTCCAAAGGTATAGGGGGAGGTCCGGGGCTTGAAGGCGCCGCCTCGCAGCAGCTGCGCCCCGGCGGCGGACACCTGCCGGGCGATGGAGGTCACCTGCTCCGACGACTCCACGGCGCAGGGCCCGGCAATGAGGCAGAAATCCTGCCCGATGCGGGCCTTGCCCACGGATACCACCGTGTCCTCCGGATGCCCCGTCCGGGCCGCCAGCGGATACGGCTTCGTCAGCCGCTGTACCGCCCGTACGCCGGGCAGAAGCCGCAGACTCTCCCCGTCCAGCCGAAAGGTTTCCCCCTCCAGCACCAGCACCTCCCCGCCGGGATGCGCCACCGTAACGCCGGTGTCCTTCAGCCGCTGCCGCAGCGCCTGCCGCACCGCCGCCGTCTGATTTTTCTCTGTGAGAATGAACATATGCCGCCTCCGGGATCATGATCTGAATCTTTATTATATCGGACTGCGCCCCGGATTGCAACGGGGAAACCACAGGGACTTTTCGTTGACACGGCGGCGAAATGTGATATAATAGACAGTGTGTTGCAATATACCCCGTCAGTGTGCCTATTTTGTGTGTTGACCGGAGGAGGACATATGGAACGTAAATTCATTCTCAGCTGCTGCTCTACCGTGGACCTTCCCTATTCCTATATGCAGAGCAGAGACATTCCCGTGCTGTTTTATACCTACGTGGTGGACGGGCAGGAGTACGTGGACGACATGGGCCGTGACCCGGAAGCTCTGCCCCGGTTCTACCGTTTTCTGGAGGCGGGCAAGCTGCCCCAGACCTCCCAGATCAATGTCGGCACCTATCTGGACTTCTTCGAGGCCCAGCTGGAAAAGGGCGATCTGCTGCACATCGCCTTCACCTCCGGCCAGTCCGGCTCCGTCCACAACGCCGTGGCGGCGGCCAAGCTCCTGCAGGAGAAGTACCCTGATAAGAAACTCGTGGTCATCGACTCCCTGTGCTCCTCCTCCGGCTACGGCCTGCTGGTGGATGCGGCGGCGGACCTGCGGGACAGCGGCGCCACGCTGGAGGAGACGGCTCGGTGGGTGCTGGAAAACCGCAACAAGGTCCACCACCAGTTCTTCTCCTCCAACATGACCCAGTTCCGCCGCACCGGCCGTGTCTCCGGCGCAGCGGCCATGGTGGCCACCATCATGAACATCTGCCCCATCATGCGGCTGGATGATAAGGGGGCCATCAAGGCTTACAGCAAGGTCCGGGGCAAGAAGAAGGCGGTGGAGACCACCGTGAACGTCATGGAGCAGCACGCTCAGGGCGGCCGGGACTACGACCAGCGCTGCTTCGTCTGCCACTCCCAGTGTCCGGAGGACGCCGCCCTGCTCATCACGGCGCTGGAGGAGCGCTTCCCCCACCTGAAGGGCAAGATCCGCCTGTGCGACATCGGCACCATCATTGGCTCCCATAGCGGCCCCGGCACGGTGGCCGTGTTCTTCCTGGGCGACGAGCGCCCCACTATGGACTGACCCCTTATCCCCCTCAGCGGTACATGGCAAGCCATGTACCGCTTCTTTTTCGCCCCCACTGTCCATCCTCCCGAACGCCCCGCCGCACTTGTGCAGGATACCGAACAAAACCGCCATTTTTCGTTGCAAAAAGGGGATTGCCATGATAGGATTCGTGTGATATAATATTTCTGTTTCCAATTTGCGAGATTTAATAATATACAGAAAGGCATCTACTAATCATGAATATTAGAATATCCGCTGACAGCACCTGTGATCTGTCCCCGGAGCTTATTGAAAAATACGACATCCGCATCACCCCCCTGTACATCGTCCGGGACGGCCAGTCTCTGGTAGACGGCAAGGACATCACCCCCGACGAAATTTACGCCCACGTCAATTCCGGCGGCGGAATGTGCAGCACGGCGGCGGTGTCGGTGTACGACTATACCCAGTTCTTCCGCCGCCAGCTGGAGGATTGCGACGCCGTGGTGCATTTCCACATCTCCGGCGATATGTCCGCCTGCTACCAGAATGCCTGTATCGCCGCTCAGGAGGTGGGGAACGTCTACCCCGTGGACTCCCGCAGCCTCTCCACCGGCATCGGCCAGCTGGTGCTGGAGGCGGTGCAGCTGACCCGTGAGGGCAAGCTCACCGCTCAGGAGATCGCCCACGAGATGGAGCGCCGCCGGGAGCTGCTGGACGTCAGCTTTCTGGTGGAGCGGCTGGACTTTCTGCACAAGGGCGGCCGCTGCTCAGGCGTGGCCCTGCTGGGGGCCAATATGCTGAACCTGCGTCCCTGCATTCAGGTGAAGGACGGCCAGATGATGGTGGGCAAGAAGTACCGTGGCCCCTATGTGAGCTGCCTGCTCCAGTACATCCGGGAGCGGCTCAAGGGCCGGGATGACATTGACACCCGCCGCATTTTCATCACCGAATCCGGCGGCTTCACCCCGGAGGAGCTGGCGCAGGTGGAGGCCGCCGTCCGCAGCTACCAGCCCTTTGACGAGGTGCTGCACACACGGGCCGGCTGCACCGTCTCCAGTCACTGCGGCCCCCGCACGCTGGGCATCCTCTATTTCCACACCAAATAATTTTCCTATCATCAACGCCCACCGGAGAGCCGCTGCGCTCCCCGGTGGGCTTTTTCCGGAAAAGCTGCCCCGAAATTTTCCGCAAGACAACTGTCACGGCGCTTGCTTTTCCTACCAGTTTAGTGGTATAATAGGCTGAATAAATGAGGAGGCATACACCATGATTTCCACCAAAGGACGTTATTCCATTCGGATCCTGCTGGATCTGGCCGAGCATCGGGGCGTGGGCTATACCCCCATCAAGGACGTAGCCGCCCGGCAGAGCATCTCCCTGAAATATGTGGAGAAGCTGATGCCCGCCCTGAAAAACGCCGGCCTGCTGGACAGCAGCCACGGCATCGGCGGCGGCTACCGGCTGAACCGTGACCCGGAGCAGTACGACCTGTGGGAGATCCTGCGGGTGACGGAGGGCGAGCTGGCCCCGGTGTCCTGCCTGCAAACGGACGCCTCCCCCTGCCAGCGGGCCGGGGAGTGCCGCACCCTCTCGGTGTGGCAGGGCTACTATGACCTGACCCGGAAATATTTCTCCGGCATCACCTTGGCGGACCTGATGGCCGTTCCGCAGGGCGACAACTACGTCATCTGACCTCCCATCCCTCCGCCCCGTCCCCTGACCCCGGTATACCGTCTAATTACCGGGCATCACCTGATCCCGGTGTTTCATATGTCCCGGTACACTCTGCCCGGATATACTGCCTGATCCCTTGTCTGCCCCTGTATCCCCCGTCCGGTCAGGTATGCCGTCTAGCTCCGGTACACCATTCGTTTCCGGCACTTCCCCGCTCGAAGCATCTCCCATAATCCCAAAAATCCCCCGAAGCGACCATACCGCTTCGGGGGATTCGTCTCTGTTATGGGGTTTCTCTATTCCATGGGCAGTCCTTGCAAAAGGTGCCGCTTTTCATCGTCGCTCCCTGTCGCCCAGCCGCCGCTCTCCCTGCGCAGCTGACACCTCTAAACAGCCGCCTGTATCTTTGGCTCATATCGAAGCCACAGCCGGTTCGGCAGCCCTCTATTCTTCCTGCTCCTCCCCTTTAGCCTTGGCGGCCCGGAGCTTTCGCAGGGTGTACACCACGCTGCACACCACCAGTACCGTGTTGATGGCCAGGAATACCCAAAACACCGGTGAACTGAAATCCAGCGAATTTCCGGCGATGACCAGACAAACCATCCCCGGCGCAATGGCCAACCACGACCCCGCCAGATACGTCAGGTAATCCACCCGCAGCATCCCCAGCAGCAGTCCCAGCACCTCCATGTTCAGCCCCAGCATATGGATGGCGAAGCACATGGCAAAGCCATATTCCTGCGTGGCGCTGAAATAGCGCTTGATCTTGGGATGCCGGTCCAGCACCGACTCCAGACTCTCCGTCTTGGTAAACCGCCCCATGGCGTAAGAGATGGATAAGCACACCGCCGTCCCCACGCCGTTGACGGCCAGCGCCGCCGGCAGCGGCAGCACCATGGACACCACGACCACCAGCGCATTGTATACCACCACTCCGGAAAAGCCCTTCAGCACATATAGTCCCAGCACCACCAGCACCGCCAGCACAGGCCGGTCCGCCACCAGCTGCGGCACCGTATCCAGATCCATGACCCCGGTAGCCAGCAGCACGCCGAATATCGCCGCACACAGGACCATGATCAGCACCGGCAGGTAATCCCTCAGCCGGAATTTTTTCATACAAGCCCTCCTCACGGCGTCCATCCGCTAAATTGTGGGACATAATATACCATATCATTATGAATAAAGTGTGAACTTTCGCAGCCTTTACGCTCCGTTCACACTTTTCCGCCAAGTCCCGGCCCCCCCATTCCTGCTGGACACAGCAAAGCCCCGCTTCGCCAGATGGCGAAGCGGGGCTTTTCCCATAATTTGGAAGTTTTCTTCCTTTCGGCGACCGGTTCAGCTGCCTCCGTGCGGCGGGGCAAATTCCCCTGTCAGGGCGTGTCCATTCTGCCGGAACTATACGTCCACCGAGTCGTCCGGTTCGTGTCCGGTGGACGTCCACCGGACTGTCCGGCAGCCGTCCCACAGGTATCCCGTCCGTATCCGGCAGATATCCAGCCAGTGTCCGGCCATCGTCCGGCTGGTATCCCATCGGGATCGGTCAAGTATCCCGCCGGTGTCCGGCAGAATCATCGACCGGTATCCGGTTTTGGGATAGCACTCGGTCAGGTGTTGAGGAAGGGGTCGTCCAGACGACCCAGACGGCGGAGCATGGTTTTCTTCACCGCCTTGAAAATATTCTCATATCCGGTGCAGCGGCACAGGTGGCCCGACAGCAGCTTGCGGAGCTGGTCGTCGGTATAGTATACCCCACGATCCAGAATCTCCACCGCCGTCATGATGAAGCCGGGGATGCAGAA
The genomic region above belongs to Vescimonas coprocola and contains:
- a CDS encoding CTP synthase, which translates into the protein MKYIFVTGGVVSGLGKGICAASLGRLLKQCGLRVRNQKFDPYLNVDPGTMSPYQHGEVFVTDDGAETDLDLGHYERFVDEALDANSSVSSGKIYWSVLNRERQGGYLGGTVQIIPHVTDEIKNRIYAMDDGQTDVVISEIGGTVGDIESQPFLEAIRQVAAEKGKENVLYIHVPLIVSIPGSGELKSKPTQHSVKELLSIGIQPDILVCRTDSPITGDIRRKIALFCNVEEDCVIPNVTASTLYEVPLLLEREGLCRVACRKLGLPVVEPDMARWRAMVEKIHGVHRHVTIALVGKYTGLHDAYLSVVESLFHAGTACDAEVSIRWVDSETLTPENVEQMLAGCGGVLVPGGFGDRGIEGMILAAQYAREHQVPYLGICLGMQIAVIEFARHVVGWADAHSAEFTAMTAHPVIDLMSDQVGVTAKGGTMRLGKYPCRLAEGSLARREYGTEDISERHRHRYEFNNRFRCEMEAAGLRLSGLSPDGSLVEIVEEPAHHWFVGAQFHPEFKSRPDRPHPLFRGFVQASLETAE
- the aroF gene encoding 3-deoxy-7-phosphoheptulonate synthase codes for the protein MFILTEKNQTAAVRQALRQRLKDTGVTVAHPGGEVLVLEGETFRLDGESLRLLPGVRAVQRLTKPYPLAARTGHPEDTVVSVGKARIGQDFCLIAGPCAVESSEQVTSIARQVSAAGAQLLRGGAFKPRTSPYTFGGLGAEGLELLCRAGRETGLPVVSEITDPRQLSLFREVDVLQVGARNMQNFELLRELGRQEKPVLLKRSFGATVTELLQAAEYILAGGNERVILCERGIRTFETDSRATLDVAGIAALKEQSHLPVLADPSHAAGRRGLVAPLALAAAAAGADGLMIEVHDRPEEALSDGRQALTCGEFARLARRVQALTALLRQEE
- a CDS encoding DegV family protein produces the protein MERKFILSCCSTVDLPYSYMQSRDIPVLFYTYVVDGQEYVDDMGRDPEALPRFYRFLEAGKLPQTSQINVGTYLDFFEAQLEKGDLLHIAFTSGQSGSVHNAVAAAKLLQEKYPDKKLVVIDSLCSSSGYGLLVDAAADLRDSGATLEETARWVLENRNKVHHQFFSSNMTQFRRTGRVSGAAAMVATIMNICPIMRLDDKGAIKAYSKVRGKKKAVETTVNVMEQHAQGGRDYDQRCFVCHSQCPEDAALLITALEERFPHLKGKIRLCDIGTIIGSHSGPGTVAVFFLGDERPTMD
- a CDS encoding DegV family protein, translating into MNIRISADSTCDLSPELIEKYDIRITPLYIVRDGQSLVDGKDITPDEIYAHVNSGGGMCSTAAVSVYDYTQFFRRQLEDCDAVVHFHISGDMSACYQNACIAAQEVGNVYPVDSRSLSTGIGQLVLEAVQLTREGKLTAQEIAHEMERRRELLDVSFLVERLDFLHKGGRCSGVALLGANMLNLRPCIQVKDGQMMVGKKYRGPYVSCLLQYIRERLKGRDDIDTRRIFITESGGFTPEELAQVEAAVRSYQPFDEVLHTRAGCTVSSHCGPRTLGILYFHTK
- a CDS encoding RrF2 family transcriptional regulator, with the protein product MISTKGRYSIRILLDLAEHRGVGYTPIKDVAARQSISLKYVEKLMPALKNAGLLDSSHGIGGGYRLNRDPEQYDLWEILRVTEGELAPVSCLQTDASPCQRAGECRTLSVWQGYYDLTRKYFSGITLADLMAVPQGDNYVI
- a CDS encoding VTT domain-containing protein codes for the protein MKKFRLRDYLPVLIMVLCAAIFGVLLATGVMDLDTVPQLVADRPVLAVLVVLGLYVLKGFSGVVVYNALVVVVSMVLPLPAALAVNGVGTAVCLSISYAMGRFTKTESLESVLDRHPKIKRYFSATQEYGFAMCFAIHMLGLNMEVLGLLLGMLRVDYLTYLAGSWLAIAPGMVCLVIAGNSLDFSSPVFWVFLAINTVLVVCSVVYTLRKLRAAKAKGEEQEE